In the genome of Brachypodium distachyon strain Bd21 chromosome 3, Brachypodium_distachyon_v3.0, whole genome shotgun sequence, the window AGGCTACgtatcatcatcttcttctaaGTTAAGTTTTGTCCGCACGTGCGTGGCACGTGTGtggctgggcctgggcctggcgGTGGGGATGCATGCGTAAGCCGACGTCAACATCTGTACCTCCAGCCCAGAGACACGCACCCTTTCTTTCAGCCTTTTCTTTCCACTTTTTtcccctttccttttttttttcttttctctgtcCGTCCGGACAGGTCCTTTTCGCCCCTCACACACCCCTGCTTTCATCCGGTATTCCAAAACAGGACTGCATGTGTTCTTCCTTCACAAAACAGCACGTCTTGCTTACGTTGGactgattttgttttgttttgtttgacaACTCTTTTGACAGAGATCTCAGATGAAACTGTAACCATACTGCTAGTGCTTGTGCTTTTCAAATATGTGAGAAACTGTAATCACGGAAAAAATTGTATGATACACGCATTTTTGGCTTGTTTGATAATAATAAGCCCATGAACTAGCCGCCTGCCACGTCATTTCAAGAGCGTCGCTCGCCATCTTGTGCTCCTTTATGGCACAAGAAAACCAATCAAACACAAATTAAGAAGACTTGTTACAGCTAGGGGTGAAACTGAATCAAATTCGGACGGATAATGGTAGGCATTGACATGTGAGGATTATCAGGGTACTCCGATTAATAATACAAACGATGCCGCTTGTATTATTCACACTAATAATGGTAGGCATCGACATAACACTTTTGCATTCACTCACTCACGATTGGTTTGAAAATACCGATTTATAATCGGAACGGTACTAACCGGTGATCGAACCCTAGTTCGAAACAAAGCCTTACTAAACCATacgtgcaaaaaaaaaaatcaaagacaTGCATGGACTACCACCATATCACTTATCCACAATCTCCTCCACATGAAGAGCAAACATGGCATTGATGGGAGGCATTGCCCTAAGAAGCAAGGCTCCATTCAAACCGGGACAAGGACCAGCAGGCTGCCCATAAAGAGCGCCCCTCATCCACAAATATAGGCATTGCGCAGGGTTCCTTTTCCAAAACCGCCCCCAAAAGATAAAGCTCCCCAAGGTAGCAAAATGGAAACCAAACCCTGCCTACCCTTAACTCCATCCCCACCCCTTCCCTTCCTCCCAACCTCTAGCTGAGGAGTTCTCTCCTTCAACCTCGCCCCCAAAAGCCCCAATCTTGAACTTCCAATTCCAATTCTTAAACTTGCATTTCCAAGCTTGGTTCTTTCTtcaccttcttcctcctcctgctgttgttgttggccagaCATGTGAGGTCCAAAGTAGCAATTTCTCGAAGAGCTTCAGCTAATCGGTATACTAGTGAGTGTGGAGCAGAGCTAGACCCCTCTGGATTTGGGTTGGAAGGCGCCATTGTTGGTCTCTGCGGCGATGCAGTCGGGGTACGGAGGGGTGTCGGAGTTCCAGCAGTTCATCATGGACGGCGGcttcgccatggccgccgcgccgccgccgcctcctactccgcagcagcagcatgcggcggcggcggcggcggcggccggagggcAGCAGGAGCTCGGGGCGCCGTTCAGGTACCAGCCGCTTCACCACCACGCCATGCatccgcagcagcaccaccaccacgcgcCGCCCCAGATGCCGCCGCACTTCGCGCACTTCGGTGGCcccacggcggccggcggcgggatccCGTTCACgcagcagctgctccaccACCAGGCGGCCGGGCaacagcaccaccaccaccatctccaGCTCTTCcacgagcagcagcatcaccaccaccaacagcagcagcaacatcacAAACCTCAGCAGCCCCAGCCGAGGTgggcgccgcagcagcagcagcaccaccagcaccagcagcagcatctggGGCTGGACATGGAGGCGGCCGTGCCGGAGAGCacccgcgcggcggcggttccTTCTGGGATGCCGCCGTTCCTGGCCGCGGCCATGAACTTCAAGCTCGCGGTCGACcagagcggcagcggcgccacggACGACGCCATGAacgacgggggcggcggggggagCGGCATGATGCTccacggaggaggagggggaggcgccggacgcggagaagacgaggcggcgacggagagccggctccggcgctggaccggcgaggaggaagccTCCATCAAAGAACCCGCCTGGTTAGTAACCTGCCTACTCACTCCTGCAACTGGGAATTCATCATTCATGGTGTCAATTTCTTTGCTGCTCCGATCCatctttgttttatttgctCTTCGTGgcggatggatggatggacagAGTAGTAGAGAGGAACGAAAGGGATGGGAAGGGGAAAAGAAACGAAAAGATTGCAACTTTGTTTGCTCTGCTTTGGTTTTGCCTTGGATGCTCTGTAGTCTGCTTGGGGGTGGGGAGCAGAGGAGGGACTGATGAGTAGCGAGTGAGAGTGAGCAGATGCAATAATAGTGGCATGATTGAGAGGGACATGGAACGAAAACAACACACGCACCTGACCTGATTGCGAttcctcctccagcagcaaaaccaaacAGAGACCTTTTTTGTTCCCTTTTAGCTTCCTCATTGCACTCCATTGCATCACGCTACGCCCAAGAGGATGAAAAGGCAAAGGCATAATTGCATTGCATGCCGTGCAGATGCAGATGCCCAATTCTTGTTCTTCTACTTCTTGCAAATTGTTGCCTTTTTCACTCTGCCGATTGGTTAAATCCGTTTCTTGTCTTGCTGCAAATTGTTCAGAAAATGATGTGCATCTTTCTATCTTCAATTGCTGCAAACTGTTCAAAAAATGATGTGCATCTTTCTGTCTTCAATTGCTGCGAACTGTTTCGAATTGCTGTATTTTGTCACTTGCCATTGTGCCAAATTGGTTGCTTTCCTCTTGTTTGGTGAGCTGATTTCTTCATTTTTGGTTGCTTTGTGTGCAGGCGGCCGCTGGACATCGACTTCATCCATagcacaagcagcagcagcaagagaGCCGCCGGCAAGGACAAGGCGCCCACGCCAGAGTCGCCGTCACCGGCCGCCAATGCCGCGGCCAATTACTTCAAGAAGGGCGGCGACGACAACGTAACCGCtaatgcggcggcggcgggcggcggtaATAGCAGCTACAAGCTGTTCAGCGAGCTGGAGGCCATCTACAAgccgggcagcggcggcgccggacagaccaccggctccggctccggcctGACCGGCGACGACAATGCCATGGCCGACCTCCCACACGCGCCTCCGCCCACAATGTGccccgacggcgacgacgacatACTCCCccatgcgccgccgccgcagccgcaggcCAACGCGTCGGAGACCTCCGCCGGAGAAGAAACAGAAACCCCTGCCGTGGTCCAGCCTCCTCAACCGCCGGCGTCAATGGCGGACGGGCGGCGCAagcggaagcggcggcggagccaggaggcggcgacggcggcgtcgtccTTCTTCGAGCGTCTGGTGCAGCGTCTGATGGAGCACCAGGAGTCCCTCCACGCGCAGTTCCTTTCCGCCATGGACCGCCGCGAGCGcgagcgcgccgcccgcgacgAGGCCTGGCGCCGGCAGGAGTCCGAGAGCTCCGCCCGcgagcgcgccgcccgcgcccgcgaccgcgcctccgccgccgcccgcgaggCCGCCATCGTCTCCTACCTCGAGAAGCTCTCCGGCCACCCCATTGTCCTCCCTCCCCCTGCTCCGTCTTCCccagctccggcggcctcCGAAGAAATAATCATCCCCCAGCCCGAGGCCAGCAGCGCCGTGGGCACGGAGCTCGTGCCGTACGACGCCGGCGTCCTGAGGTCGTCTTCGGCCTCGCCGTCGCGGTGGCCGaagcaggaggtggaggcgctgaTCAGGGTGCGGTCGGGGCTGGAACGGCGGTTCCAGGAGCCAGGGCTGAAGGGGCCGCTGTGGGAGGAGGTGAGCGcgcgcatggcggcggcggggtacGGCGGCCGGAGCGCGAAGAGATGCAAGGAGAAGTGGGAGAACATCAACAAGTACTTCCGCAAGGCGAAAGAGAGCGGCAAGAAGCGGCCGGCGCACGCCAAGACTTGCCCTTACTTCGACGAGCTCAACCGCCTCTActccggccgcggcggcgaagccaTGGATGCTGCCGGCGATGGTGGCGCGGGCAAGGCGGCGAGCTCGGAGCTGCTGGACGCCGTTGTCAAGTGCCCTGCgggaacggcggcgggggatCAGGCGGCGCAGTACGGCCCGCCGCCCGGGTTCGCGCCCGCCGGAGATGGGGAAGACGAAGGCCTCCGTGACATGGCCGTGGATGGCGGCGAGAAGTACGACGATGGGGAAGACGGTGAGATTGGGAGATCGGCGGGCGGGAGAGCCATGGCGATGGCGGATCAGGATCAGGACGAAGGTGAGAGCCATGGCGGACAccacgacgaggacgacgaggaacaCCATTAGGAGAAGATCGTACTGCGCCATAGCTTGGTTAATTAGCATCCATGCCTCGAATTAGGTAGCTAGCTCGTCCCAGAGAGGaaatttctcttctttctttctttcgttCTTGTTaattgctgctgcttgttgTTAATGTTAGCTGCCTATGATATGATCAGATCACTTACTTGTTAGTACTACTACCGCTGCTGCTTATATATGACGATGGATCTATAAGAGATTAGCATAATTCATCAACCGATTCGATCAATCTGTTACTaattgctgctgcttcagTTCTAGGCATTTGCATGGTACTGGTAGCTCCTGTATTGATCATGtgcttcttgttttgttttggtttcttgCTCATCTGTGGCCATCCAGTGGTCAATGTCACAGGATGTGTCGGCAGACGATGCTTATTTTTGCTATTGCTTTTGCCTCCTCTGGACGCGTAGGGCTtgaatttatttatctgtGAAGAAACTagcaagagaaagaaaatgaaaaaaaatggagtgCTTTTGGGAGATAAAGAAAAGGATTCAGACAACTAAAAACGGCACGTTGGCTTTGACTGTCTGCCTGTGTCCTCTTGGATATTATTGTGAGTACTATACACACATGTTGTAATTTTTGTTttaagatttttgttttctaaagGTAAATTATTGAATCATCTAGTGGTATTACATACTGTATAATAGACAACGCAATACATAAACAGTACTAATACACTACTGTCATATATACATACCCATCTCCATTACTAtacatacgtacgtacactTGGCTTTGGCTCAGTACTGTCCCAGTGTGTCACGACTACAAGTCCAAGATTGAACAGTGctagtacatatatatacggTTTAGAAGAAAAAGAGGCTGAACAGTACTCCATTGATGAAGTGTGGCCGGCCCCCGGTCCGTGCATGAAAGCTAAGCTAGCAGGAGAGGAGACGTGGCAACACATACAGTAGCACTTATGCAGAGCGCGTACAGGTGTCTCACAAGACGTCGTACGTACAAAGCAAGAGTCTCTACGTATAATGTAGTATTTCAGCTGGACATGTCGTGTATGCCAACGTTCTGCTGCTCTAAAACcacaaaaaatatttagaaacggaagaAGTAACATTTCAGCTGGATATGTCAAGTGGAGGGTCTTAGAGTCTTAGTTAGTAATTAATAGTCGATTGGTGTACAAGAAGAACCAAAAGCTAGGGCCAAACGATATTGAATTAATCAATAAAATCCTCGCTTTTCCGGAAGAGGCGCGAAACACGGGGTTTTCCAAATCTTTACGGCTTTTTCGAAAACAAGAGAgggacgaggaagaagatcgaagaaggaaaaaaagagagcgaAACCTCACCGTAAACGCTCTTGAAATGTAGCTTGGTAAATCCTTTTTTGATTGTCATTAGCAAGCTGCGAGTATTATACTGTCAACTGCATATCATATGTATACACCGTTTGACGTAGTACGGTGTTAAATTTGTTTATCCGTCCCAATGGCAAATGGATTCCTTTTGGAAACTTGTGTAGGGACTAGTATACTGTCCCTGCAGGTACATGCTTACGTGAGAGCATGTGTAGGCCATGGTATAATAAACCAGccaggtggtggtggcatatgcatcatgatGCTGTAATCACACAGATTATATATGATATGCTGcactaattaattaaagtATTCTGCACCCTGGCCTGGCCTGGCCTGCAGTATCAGTCTGGTCTAGAGTTATCTTATTCTCTGCACACGCGTACGTATAAAATTTCCAGATCTCAATGCATGCGTGGCCAAGGATGCTCATACATTGCATGAACAATTTTCAAAATGACAAGGACAATAGTGTGGATACTCGTCtctgacttttttttcttcctcctcttgcagCGCTGCTCGATACACCACCGTGGAGCCggatgcaaacgggatccGGTTTAAggtcctgtttgtttggaattcagtttcagcttttggtgcttttagcaatctcaaaaacaATTTTCCTATTTACACATGAATCTGAGAAGCATCTCCGGACGTGTTTTGTGCTTCTAGCGAAAAAGCATGTCGTGCTCagtttcatgtgtaaacgggagaaatgtttttgagattgctaaaagcaccaaaagctgaagctgaattccaaacaaacaggaaCTACGTCCCTAAAATTGGAGGTCGCATGTCTTTCAGTCTTCCTGGCATTATCCCACCCCTCCTTATTATATATGCTTCTTACCTCGTCGTTGATACCTAGCAACCATCGGCGCGCTCCGCCGAGCCATTCTCTAGGCCAGGCCGCGAGGGTTTGCTCATTGCCCATGATTTGTTCATCGCTTAACCTTCGGACAACCCTCGTCCGGCCCACCATCACCGTCGAGGTTATCGAGTACCCCCTCCTCTACATATATATTTCCCTTCCGGTCTTCACCACTCGTCCACTTTCTccccttttctctttctcctctctcGCCTTCTTCACCTCGCAAGGACCCGAAGCCGGCCAAGCATTCGTCACATAAGACCATACCATGAACGTTCAACCAATAGATTTCCAACCAAAGCTTGCACACACACAATGACACAACAAGCTAGAGCTAAGGATCGAAAGAGTGGTAGGTAAGGCAGCTAGCTAGAGTCCAAAAACAGGGTGACGTCATGGAGAGGACGAAAGGTGGGCCCCCTTGTCCGTTGGACGTGTCAGGGACTGAGGGACGACGACTATACACCGCACAGCCGGCCGGCATGCAGGACCATCCTtgcatgcattgcattgcatggcCCCCCGTAGTCTCGTctccttccttcttttctcTACATGCTTTGTTCATCCTTTTATTTACTTttaattttagtttttcttgGTTTCCCAGCCTATGGATGGATCCGGATCTCCTGCATATGTCGTAGTGTGTCCGAATTCAATTCCGTCCACCCACCGGATAAGACGAAGCCAAGATCTATACTCCCAATACATTTTCAGCTTTTCTATATACCCAGTGTGGTCCAGTTTTTCTAGTAAATCCAAATTGCTAACGATAATTGCTGCATGCGAGAAATTCCATCAACAAAATACCAACACCCCGGCACAATCGGACCACGACAATTGTTGTTTGTACTGTACgtgcatctgcatgcatgcatggtggcaCATTTAGGGGCGGAGGAAAAAAATACCCTGTTGCACAACTTGGACATTGACATAAATCTATATGCAATTTCGATCAAAAATCCTTGAGCCTGCTGTCCTCCTGCTGCTAATCCCTGGTGCACCGTCAAAAATTAGATGTACTTAGCactaattttctttttggatcccggtacaaaacggtctatatgcaacggcacatcaataacgggtccggcgcgaccgttactgatgaacagagcggggtctgcccgtccccgcccagccatacatcagtgacaGTCGCCTTACCTCGCGAGATacagtggcggtcggttaagagacgaccgccactgatgaaccacgcatcagtaaTGATCGCCCTAACGCGACCATTGCTGTTGTACcccctattatcagtaacggtcgcccaagTCCTGACTGTCACTGATGAGtgtcgcggtttaaatacgaAGAACAGAGCCGTAGCTGGTTGTGCTGCGCGTCGTAAGCCCTGCCCGAAcgcgccttcttctccggcgacggcgaagccctgcccgaacacgccatggccgccggcgagcccccccggtagcgcctcctccctctcccctcctcctctctcccccccgcgccggcggccgccatctccatggccggcgagctccaatCTTCGAGGCCGAAGTTTcactctcccttgcgagctctctctccctacCGAtctgcctcgccggcctccaatttctctccgaagttccccaatttcaaatttttgagctccggtcgtcggccaaaatgcggcctcctcgtcgtcgcccgaagcttccctctcccttgcgagctctctctccctcccgatctttctcgccggcctccaatttctctctgaaTATCTCTAATTTCAAGTTTTTAGTTAGCctcggttaattaacaccttaatccccttgtcaatgattaggctaactattttgctttgtttgttttcttgtgtattgtgttgtagatcgaatgaccattcttggatgtacgccacggaaagaatcaatgctcgatggataaccgaatggacggtcttttttggagtcgcgaaaggtgatatggaacgaaaaggacttgtgatgatccgttgtccatgtcgcaaatgtggaaacacatgaatgatgaagcctgaagattttcagatgcacgtgctggcatcgggttttgtggaaggttattctcgctggacttgtcacggggaggatgcggttgatgtcagcagcggtagcgaagatgatgatgtcctgcggtatgatctagtgaatgattccgaggaagaaacaagtgtcgatgaggaggctaatgtggaaggtgaaggagctccacgtggcaggattaccgaaatgctagatgacccgtatctacgggagcagctggaggaccccgaagatgaggcagagtctgctcaattcaaaaaattgttggaggacgcaaacacacccttgtatgatggagctggcgaagaaaacaacgtgctcgaagtgtcgctcgaacttttgaggctgaaggcagcatcatgctggtcagacaagggcttcatggacttgttgagttaccttgcttcggtttttccacagccaaaaaaattgcccaagagcacatacgaggcgaagaagattacatgcctgcttggattagattgcgtgaaacatcactcatgtccaaacgactgcatggtatacattggagagtccgagaaccatgagagctgccacatatgcggtgcatcgagatacaagaagaaaaacgccagacctggcgaagacgatggggaagaagtgatgaagggcaggccggcaaagactgtctggtatcttacggcaggtggccgagttgagcgttggatgcaaaacgttaaggacgcgaggtatctcgtctatcacgatcctgtgcaggctgcattcgatcctgacgggcactaccgtgtggaggaagctggggtcctaagacaccctgccgatgggacttagtggaggaacttcgacacggcatttcctgatttcggggcagagcccagaaacctgaggctcggtctcaacactgacgggataaattcTTTTGGAAACATGAACGACAAGCAcaacacatggccagtgatcatgaagagaaagtacatccacatggttaatcatgaagagaaagtacatccacatgtgcatgctcatacaggatCTAAAGCAGCCCGGAGCTAatctaaatgtgtatctgaagctagtgaaggatgagctgaaacAGCTTTgaaaccctggcagagtggtttgggacgcaaacaggagggagtacttcacgatgagagcagcgcttctgacctgcgtgcatgactaccccgcgaatggaaatacttcatgccatgtgacacatggctacaaggcctgtacaaagtgcggggaaaacacgacatcgagGAAGTTGCCCgtttcatccaaaattgtttacatgggacaccaaaagtggttggatgctaaagacccttagAGGGATGACAAgaaaaggttcaatgggaagacggagcacgggacaacgccaaaggagaagtctggtatgcaaatcctcgaaattgtgaacgatcttgaggttgtccccggaaag includes:
- the LOC100824700 gene encoding trihelix transcription factor GTL1, which encodes MQSGYGGVSEFQQFIMDGGFAMAAAPPPPPTPQQQHAAAAAAAAGGQQELGAPFRYQPLHHHAMHPQQHHHHAPPQMPPHFAHFGGPTAAGGGIPFTQQLLHHQAAGQQHHHHHLQLFHEQQHHHHQQQQQHHKPQQPQPRWAPQQQQHHQHQQQHLGLDMEAAVPESTRAAAVPSGMPPFLAAAMNFKLAVDQSGSGATDDAMNDGGGGGSGMMLHGGGGGGAGRGEDEAATESRLRRWTGEEEASIKEPAWRPLDIDFIHSTSSSSKRAAGKDKAPTPESPSPAANAAANYFKKGGDDNVTANAAAAGGGNSSYKLFSELEAIYKPGSGGAGQTTGSGSGLTGDDNAMADLPHAPPPTMCPDGDDDILPHAPPPQPQANASETSAGEETETPAVVQPPQPPASMADGRRKRKRRRSQEAATAASSFFERLVQRLMEHQESLHAQFLSAMDRRERERAARDEAWRRQESESSARERAARARDRASAAAREAAIVSYLEKLSGHPIVLPPPAPSSPAPAASEEIIIPQPEASSAVGTELVPYDAGVLRSSSASPSRWPKQEVEALIRVRSGLERRFQEPGLKGPLWEEVSARMAAAGYGGRSAKRCKEKWENINKYFRKAKESGKKRPAHAKTCPYFDELNRLYSGRGGEAMDAAGDGGAGKAASSELLDAVVKCPAGTAAGDQAAQYGPPPGFAPAGDGEDEGLRDMAVDGGEKYDDGEDGEIGRSAGGRAMAMADQDQDEGESHGGHHDEDDEEHH